From the Lentimicrobiaceae bacterium genome, one window contains:
- the lepA gene encoding translation elongation factor 4, translating into MNNIRNFCIIAHIDHGKSTLADRLLEFTGTITEREAQDQILDDMDLERERGITIKSHAIQMDYEHEGQMFKLNLIDTPGHVDFSYEVSRSIAACEGALLVVDATQGIQAQTISNLYLAIEHNLEIIPVLNKMDMANAMPEEVKDQIVDLIGCNRTDIIEASARTGYGVDKILDAILQRVPSPAGNPEAPLQALIFDSVFNSFRGIIAYFRIFQGNISKNDFVKFVATGKEYNADEIGVLKLTMTPKDQLSAGDVGYIISGIKSAKEVKVGDTITHVTRPCDKIVEGFTNVKPMVFAGIYPVDADDYEELRASIEKLQLNDASLSFEPESSAALGFGFRCGFLGLLHMEIVQERLDREFDMDVITTVPNVSYKVISTKGEIVEVHNPSGMPNITTIDHVEEPYITAQIISKSDYVGSVMTLCIEKRGTLKNQVYLTSDRVEITFELPLGEIVFDFYDKLKSISKGYASFDYHITGYKPARLVKLDILLNSDSVDALSTLIHQDHAYDFGRRICEKLKELIPRQQFDIAIQAAIGAKIIARETVKAVRKDVTAKCYGGDITRKRKLLEKQKKGKKRMRQIGNVEVPQSAFLAVLKLD; encoded by the coding sequence ATGAATAATATCCGGAATTTTTGCATCATTGCCCATATTGATCACGGGAAAAGTACCCTTGCCGACCGCCTGCTCGAATTTACAGGAACCATCACCGAACGCGAAGCCCAAGATCAGATTCTCGACGACATGGACTTGGAACGCGAACGTGGCATCACCATCAAAAGCCACGCCATTCAGATGGATTATGAACACGAAGGACAGATGTTCAAATTAAACCTGATTGATACTCCCGGACATGTTGACTTTTCATATGAGGTATCCCGCTCAATAGCAGCCTGCGAAGGCGCTTTGCTGGTGGTGGACGCCACCCAGGGAATTCAGGCACAAACCATCTCAAACCTGTACCTTGCCATTGAACACAACCTTGAAATTATTCCCGTACTCAATAAAATGGACATGGCTAATGCTATGCCTGAAGAAGTTAAAGACCAGATTGTTGACCTTATCGGTTGCAATCGCACCGACATCATCGAAGCCAGCGCACGTACCGGCTACGGAGTGGATAAAATTTTGGATGCCATCCTTCAGCGTGTGCCCTCACCAGCAGGCAATCCTGAAGCTCCTCTTCAGGCTCTGATTTTCGACTCGGTGTTCAATTCTTTCAGGGGCATTATCGCTTACTTTCGTATTTTCCAGGGAAATATCAGCAAAAACGATTTCGTTAAATTTGTTGCTACCGGCAAAGAATATAATGCCGATGAGATAGGTGTACTGAAACTTACCATGACTCCTAAAGACCAGCTTTCGGCTGGCGACGTTGGTTATATAATCTCGGGCATAAAATCGGCTAAGGAAGTTAAAGTTGGCGATACCATAACCCACGTAACACGACCCTGTGATAAAATTGTCGAAGGTTTTACCAACGTAAAGCCAATGGTTTTTGCAGGTATTTATCCCGTTGATGCCGACGACTACGAAGAACTGCGGGCATCTATTGAAAAACTGCAGCTTAACGATGCATCCCTAAGTTTCGAGCCCGAGTCTTCAGCAGCATTGGGCTTTGGATTCCGTTGTGGTTTTCTGGGGCTGCTCCACATGGAAATAGTACAGGAACGTCTCGACCGCGAATTTGACATGGACGTAATTACCACCGTACCCAACGTTTCCTACAAAGTTATTTCTACCAAAGGAGAAATAGTGGAAGTACACAACCCGTCGGGCATGCCCAATATTACTACGATTGACCACGTGGAAGAGCCCTACATCACTGCCCAGATAATTTCCAAATCCGATTACGTGGGTTCGGTGATGACTCTTTGCATCGAAAAACGCGGAACACTGAAAAACCAGGTTTATCTTACCAGCGACCGGGTGGAAATAACCTTCGAACTTCCCCTGGGAGAAATAGTTTTCGACTTCTACGACAAGCTGAAAAGTATCTCCAAAGGCTACGCTTCATTCGATTACCACATCACTGGCTACAAGCCTGCCCGCCTGGTCAAGCTCGACATTCTGCTCAACAGCGATTCGGTGGATGCCCTTTCCACCCTTATTCATCAGGATCATGCCTACGACTTCGGGCGCCGTATCTGTGAAAAGTTGAAAGAACTTATTCCACGCCAGCAATTCGATATTGCCATTCAGGCAGCCATAGGTGCCAAAATAATTGCCCGCGAAACCGTGAAAGCCGTTCGCAAGGACGTTACAGCCAAATGCTACGGCGGCGACATCACCCGTAAACGCAAATTGCTCGAAAAACAAAAGAAAGGAAAGAAACGCATGCGCCAAATCGGTAATGTAGAAGTTCCTCAGAGTGCTTTCCTTGCCGTGCTGAAGTTAGATTAA